Proteins encoded by one window of Pseudonocardia sp. HH130629-09:
- a CDS encoding RNA polymerase-binding protein RbpA, with protein sequence MADRVLRGSRLGAVSYETDRNHDLAPRQMVRYVSESGYEFQVPFANDAEAPATWESPQGGVGRRVDGTEPEQKKQKPPRTHWDMLLERRSIAELEELLDERLELLRERRAEIA encoded by the coding sequence ATGGCCGACCGCGTTCTGCGTGGCAGCCGGCTCGGGGCTGTCAGCTACGAGACGGACCGCAACCACGACCTGGCGCCGCGGCAGATGGTCCGTTATGTGTCCGAGTCCGGCTACGAGTTCCAGGTGCCGTTCGCGAACGACGCCGAGGCTCCCGCGACGTGGGAGTCCCCGCAGGGCGGCGTCGGTCGTCGGGTGGACGGGACCGAGCCGGAGCAGAAGAAGCAGAAGCCGCCGCGTACGCACTGGGACATGCTGCTCGAGCGCCGGTCGATCGCCGAGCTCGAGGAGCTGCTCGACGAGCGCCTGGAGCTGCTGCGCGAGCGGCGCGCCGAGATCGCCTGA
- a CDS encoding MFS transporter: MTASTVPTAEPAPPRRSRVWAWGLWDWGSSGFQHIALTFVFSVYLTDAVGADLPGPVSANSWLAWSTAAAGVLIALMAPVIGQSADRTGRRVRATGLWTALVVLCMAGMFAVRDDWSYLWLGLLLLALASIFVELAYVSYYALMAQVSTPATVGRVSGFGWSLGYIGGIVLLLAAYVFLLSGDGGLLGVPTTDGLDVRIAVLVAAVWFAVFAAPMLLLLPETPPATPDAPKLGVVGSYRRLVADLRELYRTSPHTVYFLGASALYRDGLNAVFAFGGVLAVTVYGLEPGQVLIFGVAINVVAALGCVVGGRLDDRLGPKAVVVGSLAGSVAVGVVLLFVSGPTMFWIFGLVLGLFVGPAQASSRSYLLRVSPAQQEGQLFGLYATTGRAVSFLAPALIGVFTYAFGSDRAGTVGIVLVLAAGLVALLPVRSPDRAPVRSAV; this comes from the coding sequence GTGACCGCCTCGACCGTCCCGACCGCAGAGCCGGCCCCGCCCCGCCGATCCCGGGTGTGGGCCTGGGGGCTGTGGGACTGGGGTTCGTCGGGGTTCCAGCACATCGCGCTGACCTTCGTGTTCTCGGTGTACCTGACCGACGCGGTCGGGGCGGACCTGCCCGGCCCGGTCAGCGCGAACAGCTGGCTGGCCTGGTCGACGGCCGCGGCCGGGGTGCTGATCGCGCTGATGGCGCCGGTGATCGGGCAGAGCGCTGACCGGACGGGCCGGCGGGTGCGCGCGACCGGGCTGTGGACGGCACTGGTCGTGCTCTGCATGGCCGGGATGTTCGCCGTCCGCGACGACTGGTCCTACCTGTGGCTGGGTCTGCTGCTGCTGGCCCTGGCATCGATCTTCGTCGAGCTGGCGTACGTGTCCTACTACGCGCTGATGGCGCAGGTGTCGACGCCGGCGACGGTCGGGCGGGTGTCGGGATTCGGCTGGTCACTGGGCTACATCGGCGGGATCGTGCTGCTGCTCGCGGCGTACGTGTTCCTGCTGTCCGGCGACGGCGGGCTGCTCGGCGTCCCCACCACCGACGGCCTCGACGTGCGGATCGCGGTGCTGGTGGCGGCGGTGTGGTTCGCGGTGTTCGCCGCGCCGATGCTCCTCCTGCTGCCCGAGACACCGCCGGCGACGCCGGACGCGCCGAAGCTGGGCGTCGTCGGCTCGTACCGCAGGCTCGTGGCCGACCTACGCGAGCTGTACCGGACGAGCCCGCACACCGTGTACTTCCTCGGGGCGAGCGCGCTGTACCGGGACGGCCTCAACGCGGTGTTCGCCTTCGGCGGGGTCCTCGCCGTCACCGTGTACGGCCTGGAGCCGGGACAGGTGCTGATCTTCGGAGTGGCGATCAACGTGGTCGCGGCGCTGGGCTGCGTGGTGGGCGGCCGGCTGGACGACCGGCTGGGGCCCAAGGCCGTCGTCGTGGGGTCGCTGGCCGGCAGCGTCGCGGTGGGCGTGGTCCTGCTGTTCGTGTCCGGTCCGACCATGTTCTGGATCTTCGGGCTGGTGCTGGGGCTGTTCGTGGGGCCGGCGCAGGCGTCGTCGCGGTCGTACCTGCTGCGGGTCAGCCCGGCGCAGCAGGAGGGCCAGCTGTTCGGCCTGTACGCGACGACCGGGCGCGCGGTGTCGTTCCTGGCGCCGGCGCTGATCGGGGTGTTCACCTACGCGTTCGGCTCGGACCGGGCCGGGACGGTCGGGATCGTGCTGGTCCTGGCGGCGGGACTGGTCGCGCTGCTGCCGGTGCGCTCCCCCGACCGTGCACCGGTCCGGTCCGCCGTGTGA
- a CDS encoding glycerophosphodiester phosphodiesterase family protein, translating to MHHPYLDGPHPRAYAHRGWHVGELAGCENTLAAFTAAADHGLRYVEMDVHASADGVPFVHHDPTLDRTTDGTGRIDARPAAELDTVRVTGAQRTEPLPRLAGVLAALPGVRVTIELKSAEVVAPTLAVLDAADAWDRVCLGSFSARWLNVARTLAGARLCTSMGQAEVVALRARAWGVPGRLLPSPAGAFAQVPPAFGPIPVASDRRFVEAAHRAGHEVHVWTVDEPDEMRRLLALGVDGLLSDRPDRLLDVVGS from the coding sequence GTGCACCACCCGTACCTCGACGGTCCGCACCCACGCGCCTACGCCCACCGCGGTTGGCACGTCGGGGAGCTCGCGGGTTGCGAGAACACCCTCGCCGCGTTCACCGCCGCGGCCGACCACGGTCTGCGCTACGTCGAGATGGACGTGCACGCCAGTGCCGACGGCGTGCCGTTCGTGCACCACGACCCGACGCTGGACCGCACCACCGACGGCACCGGCCGGATCGACGCGCGCCCCGCCGCGGAGCTCGACACCGTGCGGGTCACCGGGGCACAGCGCACCGAGCCGCTGCCGCGGCTGGCCGGGGTGCTCGCCGCGCTGCCCGGGGTACGGGTGACGATCGAGCTGAAGTCGGCCGAGGTCGTCGCGCCGACCCTGGCGGTGCTCGACGCCGCCGACGCCTGGGACCGGGTGTGCCTGGGCTCGTTCTCCGCCCGGTGGCTGAACGTCGCCCGGACGCTGGCCGGGGCGCGGCTGTGCACGTCGATGGGGCAGGCCGAAGTGGTCGCGCTGCGGGCCCGCGCGTGGGGTGTCCCCGGCCGGCTGCTGCCGTCGCCGGCGGGGGCGTTCGCGCAGGTGCCGCCGGCGTTCGGGCCGATCCCGGTGGCCTCGGACCGCCGGTTCGTCGAGGCGGCGCACCGGGCGGGGCACGAGGTGCACGTGTGGACGGTGGACGAGCCCGATGAGATGCGACGGCTGCTGGCCCTCGGGGTGGACGGGCTGCTGTCCGACCGGCCGGACCGGCTGCTCGACGTCGTCGGGAGCTGA